A region from the Gemmatimonadota bacterium genome encodes:
- the uvrC gene encoding excinuclease ABC subunit UvrC has translation MEAPPGLTPERISRLPTGPGVYLFKGVDGEVLYVGKAKALRNRVRSYLRPDLQQGLKTVKLVRRARDVETIVVGSEAEALILEANLIKSHRPRFNIQLRDDKSYPYIKVTVKEPFPRVYVTRRTANDGSRYFGPYTSVGFVRRALEVVKRQYTVRSCRYDLPRESPSRPCLDFHIGRCRAPCVGLQSESDYREMIDEILRLLEGDTEGVRRLVEQRMKGAADRLDFEAAARHRDVLVGLDALAREQRVDSLGGADSDVFGLARDGSVATGVVLRVRRGRLLGRDLQRFEDLDGESDRELVQSFAARHYLGRGQLGLQDLPAEVLLPQGFDDADVLASVLAEAAGRSVRLKIPERGSKRRLVDLAGENARHALEDRVLAASDGLDRADRTLYDLQAALELKIVPRLIVCFDISHLQGSDTVGSAVVFENGAPKKSDYRRMRIRGEWGNDDFRSMEETVGRWFRRRQEEGRPLPDLALIDGGKGQLGAARQALTDLGLDDLAVAALAKREEEVFLPGRSDPVRLDPRQRSLHLLQRVRNEAHRFAVSYNRKLRTRRTLTSELEEIPGIGARRRQALLERFGSVRALKGASEEEIARVPGMSKALASRILTWLAR, from the coding sequence ATGGAAGCACCGCCCGGACTCACACCGGAGCGCATCAGCCGTCTCCCCACGGGGCCCGGCGTCTACCTCTTCAAGGGGGTGGACGGAGAGGTCCTGTACGTGGGCAAGGCCAAGGCGCTGCGCAACCGCGTGCGCAGCTACCTGAGGCCCGACCTGCAACAGGGCCTCAAGACCGTGAAGCTGGTCCGCCGTGCACGAGACGTCGAGACCATCGTGGTGGGATCGGAAGCCGAGGCCTTGATCCTCGAGGCCAACCTCATCAAGTCCCACCGCCCGCGCTTCAACATCCAGCTGCGCGACGACAAGAGCTATCCGTACATCAAGGTCACGGTGAAGGAGCCCTTCCCGCGCGTGTACGTCACACGACGTACGGCCAACGACGGGTCCCGCTACTTCGGTCCCTACACGTCGGTGGGTTTCGTGCGCCGGGCCTTGGAGGTCGTCAAGCGTCAGTACACGGTCCGTTCCTGCCGCTACGACCTGCCACGGGAGTCGCCCTCGCGCCCGTGCCTGGACTTCCACATCGGTCGCTGCCGCGCGCCCTGCGTGGGACTGCAGTCCGAGTCGGACTACCGCGAGATGATCGACGAGATCCTGCGCCTGCTGGAAGGGGACACGGAAGGCGTGCGACGCCTGGTGGAGCAGCGCATGAAGGGCGCCGCCGATCGCTTGGACTTCGAAGCAGCCGCCCGCCACCGCGACGTTCTGGTGGGACTGGATGCACTGGCTCGGGAGCAGCGTGTCGACTCCCTCGGGGGAGCGGACTCCGACGTCTTCGGCCTGGCCCGCGACGGCAGCGTGGCCACGGGGGTAGTGCTGCGCGTACGCCGCGGGCGCTTGTTGGGCCGCGACCTGCAGCGCTTCGAAGACCTCGACGGCGAGAGCGACCGGGAACTGGTCCAGTCGTTCGCCGCGCGCCACTACCTCGGACGCGGCCAGCTCGGCCTGCAGGACCTTCCGGCCGAGGTGCTGCTACCGCAGGGGTTCGACGACGCGGATGTGCTCGCGAGCGTGTTGGCCGAGGCGGCGGGCCGGTCCGTGAGGCTGAAGATTCCGGAGCGCGGGTCCAAGCGACGTCTGGTCGATCTCGCAGGCGAGAACGCGCGGCACGCTCTGGAAGACCGGGTGTTGGCGGCTAGCGACGGGCTGGATCGGGCCGACCGGACGCTCTATGACCTGCAAGCCGCCCTGGAGCTCAAGATCGTCCCACGCCTCATCGTGTGCTTCGACATCTCGCACCTGCAGGGGAGCGACACGGTGGGAAGCGCGGTGGTCTTCGAGAACGGTGCGCCCAAGAAATCGGACTACCGCCGCATGCGTATCCGGGGAGAATGGGGCAACGATGATTTCCGCTCGATGGAGGAGACCGTGGGCCGCTGGTTCCGGCGGCGCCAGGAGGAAGGGCGCCCGCTGCCCGACCTGGCCTTGATCGACGGCGGGAAGGGGCAGCTGGGGGCGGCGCGGCAGGCGCTGACGGACCTGGGTCTGGACGATCTGGCGGTGGCGGCGCTGGCCAAGCGGGAGGAGGAGGTGTTCCTGCCCGGCCGGTCGGACCCGGTCCGGCTCGACCCCCGGCAGCGCTCGCTCCACCTGCTGCAGCGGGTCCGGAACGAAGCGCATCGCTTTGCGGTCTCATACAACCGGAAGCTGCGGACCCGGAGGACCCTCACCAGCGAGCTGGAGGAGATCCCGGGGATCGGGGCTCGGCGGCGGCAGGCCCTCCTGGAGCGCTTCGGCTCCGTGCGCGCCCTGAAGGGCGCCTCCGAGGAGGAGATCGCTCGCGTGCCGGGGATGAGCAAGGCCCTGGCCTCGCGGATCCTGACGTGGCTGGCCCGTTGA
- the bshC gene encoding bacillithiol biosynthesis cysteine-adding enzyme BshC: protein MTLELRIDWPGGGRLASDYVAGSADACRFFEHPFQRASALEDRVTALEAWFDADRRATSARILMESNPEVRDRIQNCMKAGGFVVTTGQQPGLFTGPLFAVHKALTTMALARRWQERLGRPVLPVFWVASEDHDWDEANHAYLLDAAQRVRRLDAKPQSAPAGRPLFRVPLVGGEQIQGLLSELVPDNGFGADCFAQIRDAYPPGATLPDGFTDLLRTWLGPLGLLVVRADQPTLKEASLPLLRAELERAAVHEVALQERARAITAAGYDVQVHVLERGLNLFMEGPAGRERLYRDGAQLRLHGSETTVDQADVERRIEADPSVLSPNVLLRPVVESAVFPVLAYVAGPGEMAYWAQLQPLFADLGVPMPIVHPRLGVTVVEPKIRSLLDQTGVQIPDLAVAEHVLTTRLAREALPKAAQEALALLRGQIEGGSASLYDAVRDIDPTLEGPVSTARNQALRALEKAETKVLKAIKRSDQIRFDRIERARHHLMPLGKPQERVLNVLQYLARYGTEFLTELLEQCERALSVERVAGGSQAR from the coding sequence GTGACACTGGAGCTGCGCATCGATTGGCCGGGAGGGGGGCGCCTGGCCAGCGACTACGTCGCCGGTTCGGCAGACGCCTGTCGCTTCTTCGAGCACCCGTTTCAACGCGCCTCGGCCCTGGAGGACCGCGTCACCGCCCTGGAGGCGTGGTTCGACGCCGACCGTCGGGCCACGTCGGCCCGCATCCTCATGGAGAGCAATCCGGAGGTCCGTGATCGCATCCAGAACTGTATGAAGGCCGGTGGCTTTGTGGTGACCACCGGCCAGCAACCAGGGCTGTTCACGGGCCCCCTCTTTGCCGTACACAAGGCGCTGACCACCATGGCGCTGGCCCGACGTTGGCAAGAGCGCCTGGGGCGCCCCGTCCTCCCCGTCTTCTGGGTGGCCTCGGAAGACCACGACTGGGACGAGGCCAATCATGCGTATCTGCTGGACGCTGCCCAGCGGGTGCGTCGCCTGGACGCGAAACCCCAGAGTGCCCCCGCGGGCCGGCCTCTCTTCCGCGTTCCGCTCGTAGGCGGTGAGCAGATCCAGGGGCTTCTGTCGGAACTCGTTCCCGACAATGGATTTGGCGCCGATTGTTTCGCGCAGATTCGCGACGCCTATCCGCCAGGCGCCACCCTCCCGGACGGCTTCACCGACCTGCTGCGCACGTGGTTGGGCCCCCTGGGGCTCCTTGTGGTGCGAGCGGACCAGCCCACCCTGAAGGAGGCGTCGCTTCCCCTGCTGCGGGCCGAGCTGGAGCGGGCGGCAGTGCACGAAGTGGCCCTGCAAGAGCGGGCCCGCGCGATCACCGCAGCCGGCTACGACGTCCAGGTCCACGTCCTCGAGCGGGGATTGAACCTGTTCATGGAGGGGCCCGCGGGCCGCGAGCGGCTCTACCGCGATGGTGCCCAGCTGCGCCTGCACGGCTCGGAAACCACCGTCGATCAGGCCGACGTGGAGCGGCGCATCGAGGCCGACCCCTCGGTGCTCTCGCCCAACGTCCTCCTGCGGCCCGTGGTGGAGAGCGCCGTCTTCCCGGTGCTGGCCTATGTGGCGGGGCCCGGTGAGATGGCCTACTGGGCACAACTGCAACCGCTGTTCGCCGATCTCGGCGTCCCCATGCCCATCGTCCACCCGAGGCTCGGGGTCACGGTGGTCGAGCCCAAGATCCGCTCGCTGCTGGACCAGACCGGCGTGCAGATCCCCGACCTGGCGGTGGCCGAGCACGTGCTGACCACGAGGCTCGCTCGTGAGGCGCTGCCCAAAGCCGCACAGGAAGCGCTCGCTCTGCTGCGGGGCCAGATCGAGGGGGGCAGTGCGTCGCTCTACGACGCGGTACGGGATATCGACCCGACGCTGGAGGGACCCGTGTCGACGGCGCGCAACCAGGCCCTGCGGGCTCTGGAGAAGGCCGAGACGAAAGTGCTCAAGGCGATCAAGCGTTCCGACCAGATCCGGTTCGACCGGATCGAGCGCGCCCGTCATCATCTCATGCCGCTGGGCAAGCCACAGGAACGGGTGCTGAACGTGCTGCAGTATCTCGCCCGCTACGGTACGGAGTTCCTGACGGAGCTCCTCGAGCAGTGCGAACGCGCGTTGAGCGTCGAGCGCGTGGCCGGCGGATCCCAGGCCCGGTAG
- the murJ gene encoding murein biosynthesis integral membrane protein MurJ, which yields MKRASGKGGRAALWVAVGILLSRISGLIRQIVFARYFGTTALADAWTAALKVPNVIQNLLGEGSLSASFIPAYAELEHEGRTDDARRLAGAVLGLLLAVAGALALLGVMLAPLVVDLVAFGMSGERRDATVGLVRVLFPMMGFLVLSAWALGVLNSHRRFLLSYAAPVLWNLCIVGGLLLGAQVLALEGRALLMLMGWGALAGGVLQFLVQLPLVVRLLGGVRPSLDTEAPGVRDAVRNFVPVVGARGLESLSGLLREVTLASLLAEGALSVLGFVQTLHVLPISLFGLAVAAAELPELARERSDEARIAARVRTGLARVQFWVVPTVVGYVLFGQRVATLLFLGGRFGATDARVTGLTLAAFALGLLASASSRMLANAFYGLRDTGTPARIASVRIVISLLVGGLLMVPLDRIAVGDRFLGAAGLGLGSAVAAWIEYGTLRVRLRGRIGTHGPGLAEAAKVWSSALASAALAYGVDRALVGVPGRPQALGTLAVFGVAYLALTRLLGTTVRPRLR from the coding sequence CTGAAGCGAGCGTCGGGAAAGGGAGGAAGGGCGGCGCTCTGGGTCGCTGTCGGGATCCTCCTCAGCCGCATCTCGGGGCTCATCCGGCAGATCGTCTTCGCCCGCTACTTCGGGACCACCGCGTTGGCCGACGCGTGGACGGCTGCCCTCAAGGTCCCGAACGTGATCCAGAACCTGCTGGGCGAAGGCAGCCTGAGCGCGTCCTTCATTCCCGCCTACGCAGAGTTGGAACACGAGGGGCGGACCGACGATGCCCGTCGCTTGGCGGGTGCGGTGCTCGGGTTGCTGCTGGCCGTGGCCGGGGCTCTGGCCCTGCTCGGTGTGATGCTGGCCCCCCTCGTGGTCGATCTGGTCGCCTTCGGGATGAGCGGCGAGCGACGCGACGCCACCGTCGGACTGGTGCGGGTACTGTTCCCGATGATGGGGTTCCTCGTCCTGTCCGCCTGGGCACTCGGGGTGCTGAACTCCCACCGCCGCTTCCTGCTCTCCTACGCGGCGCCGGTGCTCTGGAATCTGTGCATCGTCGGCGGCTTGTTGCTGGGCGCCCAGGTGCTCGCGCTGGAGGGGCGCGCACTCCTGATGCTCATGGGGTGGGGCGCGCTGGCGGGAGGAGTGCTGCAGTTCCTGGTGCAACTCCCTCTGGTGGTCCGGCTGTTGGGCGGCGTGCGCCCGTCTCTGGATACCGAAGCTCCGGGTGTGCGCGACGCCGTGCGCAACTTCGTTCCGGTGGTGGGCGCGCGCGGCCTGGAGAGCTTGAGCGGACTCCTGCGGGAGGTGACGCTCGCTTCGCTGTTGGCGGAAGGAGCGCTCTCGGTGCTGGGGTTCGTGCAGACGCTGCACGTGCTTCCGATCTCGTTGTTCGGATTGGCGGTGGCCGCCGCCGAGCTCCCCGAGCTCGCCCGCGAGCGTTCGGACGAGGCCCGCATCGCGGCCCGCGTTCGCACCGGCCTGGCGCGCGTGCAGTTCTGGGTGGTGCCCACGGTGGTCGGATACGTCCTGTTCGGGCAGCGCGTCGCGACCCTCCTGTTCCTGGGCGGCCGGTTCGGCGCGACGGATGCGCGCGTCACGGGGCTCACCCTGGCCGCGTTCGCGCTGGGACTGCTGGCGTCGGCCAGCAGCCGCATGCTGGCCAATGCCTTCTATGGGCTTCGTGACACGGGGACACCGGCGCGCATCGCCTCCGTCCGGATCGTGATCTCGCTGTTGGTCGGTGGCCTCCTCATGGTGCCCCTGGACCGCATCGCCGTCGGGGACCGCTTCCTGGGGGCAGCGGGGCTGGGCCTGGGTTCCGCCGTCGCCGCCTGGATCGAATACGGCACGCTGCGCGTCCGCCTGCGGGGCCGCATCGGCACCCACGGACCCGGACTGGCCGAGGCGGCCAAGGTCTGGTCCTCGGCGCTGGCTTCCGCGGCACTCGCGTACGGAGTGGACCGCGCCTTGGTGGGTGTGCCCGGGCGCCCGCAGGCGCTCGGAACGCTCGCGGTCTTCGGTGTAGCATATCTGGCGCTCACGCGCCTCCTGGGGACCACCGTTCGGCCCCGTCTCCGCTAG